One Lycium barbarum isolate Lr01 chromosome 5, ASM1917538v2, whole genome shotgun sequence genomic window carries:
- the LOC132642370 gene encoding small ribosomal subunit protein uS12y-like, whose product MALVSKQSKLFEMTCRGIEAKQPNSAIRKCARVQLIKNGKKIAASVPNDGCLNYIEENDEVLIAGFGRKGHAVGDIPGVRFKVVKVSGVSLLSLFKEKKEKPRS is encoded by the coding sequence ATGGCCCTTGTATCTAAACAGTCAAAATTATTTGAAATGACTTGCAGAGGTATTGAGGCTAAGCAGCCCAACTCTGCTATTCGTAAATGTGCTAGGGTTCAATTGATCAAAAACGGGAAGAAGATCGCTGCATCCGTTCCTAACGATGGTTGTTTGAACTACATTGAAGAAAATGATGAGGTGTTGATTGCTGGATTTGGTCGAAAGGGTCATGCCGTAGGAGATATTCCTGGTGTCAGATTCAAAGTTGTGAAGGTTTCTGGTGTATCTCTCTTGTCTCTCTTCAAGGAGAAAAAGGAGAAACCAAGATCTTAA
- the LOC132642371 gene encoding rac-like GTP-binding protein RHO1, whose protein sequence is MSTSSCCVFWFFCLLKDYVSTVFDNFSANVVVNGATVNLGLWNTAGQEDYNRLRSLSYRGADVFILAFSLISKASYENVSKKWIPELKHYAPGVPIVLVGTKLDSR, encoded by the exons ATGTCCACAAGTTCCTGCTGCGTGTTTTGGTTTTTTTGCTTATTGAAG GATTATGTGTCCACTGTGTTCGACAATTTCAGTGCAAATGTAGTTGTCAATGGAGCCACTGTCAATCTAGGGTTGTGGAATACTGCTG GACAGGAGGATTATAATAGATTAAGATCTCTGAGTTATCGTGGGGCTGATGTTTTCATTTTGGCATTCTCTCTCATAAGTAAAGCCAGCTATGAAAATGTCTCCAAGAAG TGGATTCCTGAGTTGAAGCACTATGCTCCTGGTGTCCCAATAGTTCTTGTTGGAACAAAACTTG ATAGCAGGTGA